The Metabacillus sediminilitoris genome window below encodes:
- the mce gene encoding methylmalonyl-CoA epimerase, whose product MVKKVDHIGIAVHSIEDVLPFYTDILKLQLVGFEEVHSQQVKVAFLSAGETKIELLEPISDQSAVANFLSKRGEGIHHIAFGVENLESRLAELKEKGVPLIDETPRKGAAQANIAFLHPQAANKVLVELCEKQRGDENDN is encoded by the coding sequence ATGGTTAAAAAGGTTGATCATATTGGAATTGCAGTTCATTCAATTGAAGATGTCTTACCTTTTTATACAGATATTTTAAAGCTCCAATTAGTAGGTTTTGAAGAAGTGCATTCACAGCAAGTAAAAGTCGCCTTTTTATCCGCTGGCGAAACAAAGATTGAATTACTTGAACCTATCTCTGATCAAAGTGCGGTTGCCAACTTTCTCTCAAAAAGAGGCGAAGGGATTCATCATATCGCATTTGGGGTTGAGAATCTAGAATCTAGGTTAGCTGAATTGAAGGAAAAAGGGGTACCACTTATCGATGAAACACCAAGAAAAGGTGCTGCACAGGCAAACATTGCCTTTTTACATCCTCAAGCAGCAAATAAAGTGTTAGTTGAGTTATGCGAAAAACAGCGGGGTGATGAAAATGACAATTGA
- the prli42 gene encoding stressosome-associated protein Prli42, whose protein sequence is MSRKTQKIVVYLMIGVMLVTTLLAGVSMWF, encoded by the coding sequence ATGTCTCGTAAAACACAAAAAATCGTCGTTTATTTAATGATAGGAGTTATGCTCGTAACTACATTACTTGCAGGCGTATCCATGTGGTTTTAG
- a CDS encoding L,D-transpeptidase — MKVMFLFLFLIASPIWPIGQNPIIGDPFIIINKLTNELAFVNQNEIKNIYQVATGKTEELTPEGEFTITVKAVDPYYRKKNISGGDPNNPLGSRWIGIDANGTDGRIYGIHGTNNELSIGQFVTQGCVRMQNKDVEQLFEEIPLGTKVLIINSQQTFEELAIEYGAIKK, encoded by the coding sequence ATGAAGGTAATGTTTCTTTTTCTCTTTCTTATTGCATCACCTATATGGCCGATTGGCCAAAATCCTATAATTGGTGATCCTTTTATTATTATCAACAAGCTTACGAACGAGCTGGCATTTGTTAATCAAAATGAAATTAAAAATATCTACCAAGTAGCAACTGGTAAAACAGAGGAATTGACACCAGAGGGGGAATTTACAATTACTGTGAAAGCTGTAGACCCTTATTATCGAAAAAAGAATATTTCCGGTGGAGATCCGAATAATCCACTTGGTTCAAGGTGGATAGGAATCGATGCAAACGGAACAGATGGTAGAATTTATGGAATACATGGCACAAACAATGAGTTATCAATTGGACAGTTTGTGACACAAGGCTGTGTGAGAATGCAAAACAAAGATGTAGAACAACTATTTGAAGAGATCCCGCTTGGAACTAAGGTGTTAATTATAAATAGCCAACAAACATTTGAAGAGCTTGCCATTGAATATGGAGCAATAAAAAAATGA
- a CDS encoding aromatic acid exporter family protein, giving the protein MFKIGYRTIKTALGTTIAVMLAEFLQLDNYVSAGIITVLCIKVTKKKSLQSSWARLLACTIAIIFSFIFFEGLMYHPFIIGLLLLVFIPTTVILKATEGIVTSVVIIFHLYNSEKITLQLIGNELMLIIIGIGVALIMNLYMPSLDRKLKNYQQQIEENFGAIFLEIEHYLIDKDRVWDGREIIKTAELISDAKTMAFRDVENHFLRNENTYYHYFKMREKQFEIIERVIPLITSIHTSVEQSQIIAEFIKDLRLHIHPGNTAHKFLVQLLKMRGLFENMELPKSREEFEVRAALLHFIKEMESYLIIKSQFKGMER; this is encoded by the coding sequence ATGTTTAAAATCGGTTATCGAACAATAAAAACAGCACTTGGCACGACCATTGCAGTTATGCTTGCAGAATTTCTTCAGTTGGACAATTATGTATCTGCGGGGATTATTACCGTACTTTGTATCAAAGTGACTAAGAAAAAGTCACTACAAAGCTCCTGGGCCCGATTGCTTGCTTGTACAATTGCAATTATTTTTTCATTTATATTTTTCGAAGGTCTTATGTACCATCCATTTATAATTGGTCTATTATTACTAGTATTTATCCCTACAACTGTTATTTTGAAAGCAACTGAAGGTATTGTTACAAGTGTTGTCATTATCTTTCATTTATATAATTCTGAAAAGATTACCCTGCAATTGATTGGAAACGAACTGATGCTAATCATAATTGGAATTGGTGTTGCACTTATCATGAATCTTTATATGCCAAGTTTAGATCGAAAGCTTAAAAATTATCAACAACAAATTGAAGAGAATTTTGGAGCTATTTTTTTGGAAATTGAACATTATCTTATAGATAAAGATCGCGTCTGGGATGGACGAGAAATTATCAAGACAGCAGAATTAATTAGCGATGCTAAAACAATGGCTTTCCGTGATGTAGAAAATCATTTTTTACGTAATGAAAATACATATTATCATTATTTTAAAATGAGAGAAAAACAATTTGAAATAATTGAACGTGTCATACCATTGATCACTTCCATTCATACATCTGTTGAACAAAGCCAAATAATAGCTGAATTTATTAAAGATCTTCGTTTACATATTCACCCTGGAAATACAGCACATAAATTCCTTGTGCAATTACTGAAGATGAGAGGGTTATTTGAAAACATGGAATTACCTAAATCTAGAGAAGAGTTTGAAGTGAGAGCAGCGCTTTTACATTTTATCAAAGAAATGGAATCTTATTTAATCATAAAAAGTCAATTTAAAGGGATGGAAAGGTAG
- a CDS encoding amino acid ABC transporter ATP-binding protein, whose protein sequence is MIKIENLHKSYGKLDVLKGISTTIAAGEVIAIIGPSGSGKSTFLRCLNLLETPTMGTVWINDQEITNSKTDIGKVRQNVGMVFQHFHLFPHKTVLDNLTYAPMTVKGLSKHEAAEQAKSLLKKVGLLEKAAEYPNRLSGGQKQRVAIARALAMNPDVILFDEPTSALDPEMVKEVLEVMKDLAQTGMTMAIVTHEMGFAKEVADRVLFLDEGNLVEDAPPSEFFTAPKTKRAQEFLEKML, encoded by the coding sequence GTGATTAAAATTGAGAATTTGCATAAGTCATATGGAAAGCTAGACGTATTAAAAGGAATATCGACAACGATTGCCGCTGGTGAGGTTATTGCAATAATTGGGCCCTCAGGTTCAGGTAAATCAACGTTCTTACGTTGCTTAAATTTACTTGAGACGCCAACAATGGGTACTGTGTGGATTAATGACCAAGAAATTACAAACTCGAAAACAGACATTGGAAAAGTTCGTCAAAATGTTGGTATGGTATTTCAACATTTTCATTTGTTCCCACACAAAACGGTTCTGGATAATCTGACATATGCACCGATGACAGTAAAAGGGCTTTCTAAACATGAAGCGGCTGAACAAGCGAAATCATTATTAAAAAAAGTCGGCCTTCTAGAAAAGGCAGCAGAATATCCAAATCGCTTATCGGGAGGACAGAAACAAAGGGTTGCAATCGCTAGAGCACTTGCGATGAACCCAGATGTTATCCTATTTGATGAGCCAACATCTGCATTAGATCCTGAAATGGTAAAGGAAGTATTAGAAGTAATGAAGGATTTAGCTCAAACGGGTATGACAATGGCGATTGTTACACATGAAATGGGCTTTGCTAAGGAAGTTGCAGATCGTGTTCTATTCCTTGATGAAGGTAATCTTGTTGAAGATGCACCGCCTAGCGAGTTTTTTACAGCACCTAAAACGAAAAGAGCACAAGAATTTCTTGAAAAGATGTTATAA
- a CDS encoding amino acid ABC transporter permease has protein sequence MDINFSSIVPSLPFILQGIWVTLQIVAISLLIGFAWGIVLALLKISRIKPLMFLADAYTSIFRGTPLVLQLLIIYFGLPQLLGFPIEPYPAAVAAFSLNSAAYISEIIRAGINAIDKGQTEAAMALGVPYTKMMKDIILPQAFKNILPALMNEFITLTKESAIVTVIGVQDIMRRAYQVGADTYNYFAPLIFAGIIYYILVMLLTLLGKGVERRMKRSD, from the coding sequence ATGGATATTAACTTTTCTTCAATTGTTCCATCCTTGCCTTTTATTTTGCAAGGAATATGGGTCACGTTACAAATTGTTGCTATCTCATTGTTAATTGGTTTTGCTTGGGGAATTGTATTAGCTTTACTTAAGATTAGCCGCATAAAACCTTTGATGTTTCTAGCTGATGCGTATACATCTATTTTTAGAGGTACACCGTTAGTTTTACAATTACTTATCATCTATTTTGGTCTACCACAACTATTAGGATTTCCTATTGAACCATACCCAGCAGCAGTAGCAGCTTTTTCGTTAAACTCAGCTGCCTATATATCAGAAATTATTCGTGCAGGTATTAATGCGATTGATAAAGGTCAAACAGAGGCTGCAATGGCTTTAGGTGTTCCTTATACAAAAATGATGAAGGATATCATTTTACCGCAAGCTTTTAAAAATATTTTGCCTGCCTTAATGAATGAATTTATTACGTTAACAAAAGAATCTGCCATTGTAACCGTAATTGGCGTTCAGGATATTATGAGGCGAGCTTATCAAGTAGGCGCGGATACTTACAATTATTTTGCCCCGTTAATTTTTGCTGGAATTATATACTATATTCTCGTTATGCTATTAACACTTCTTGGTAAAGGTGTAGAAAGGAGAATGAAACGCAGTGATTAA
- a CDS encoding transporter substrate-binding domain-containing protein: MKKISLFLISILVISMLAACGTNTEEGNETSSGSDAEDKKVLKMATSADYPPFEYIDTTKGSEIIGFDIDLANALAEKTGYELEVQDMDFNSLIPALQAKQIDLVLSGMTPTPERKENVDFSDIYYAANHMILSLKDKEIKSVEELDGKTIGVQLGSIQEEKAKEIAEKVNVKIENRNKISELIQEMKSGRLDAAIIEDTVANGYFEKDADLTGFKLPDSEEAGSAVAFQKDSPITQEFNDALNEMKENGELDKLVVKWFGGEE, encoded by the coding sequence ATGAAAAAAATATCATTATTTTTAATAAGTATACTTGTCATAAGTATGTTGGCAGCATGTGGAACGAATACTGAAGAAGGAAATGAAACTTCATCAGGATCAGATGCTGAAGATAAGAAAGTCTTAAAAATGGCTACTTCAGCTGACTACCCTCCATTTGAGTATATTGATACGACAAAAGGCAGTGAAATTATTGGGTTTGATATTGATCTTGCAAATGCGTTAGCAGAAAAAACAGGGTATGAGTTGGAAGTTCAAGATATGGACTTTAATAGTTTAATTCCTGCACTTCAAGCAAAACAGATTGATTTAGTTTTGTCTGGGATGACTCCTACACCTGAACGTAAAGAGAATGTTGATTTTTCAGATATTTATTACGCGGCAAATCATATGATCCTATCTTTAAAGGATAAAGAAATTAAAAGCGTTGAAGAGCTTGATGGTAAAACAATTGGTGTTCAATTAGGCTCGATTCAAGAAGAGAAAGCAAAAGAAATTGCAGAAAAAGTTAATGTAAAAATCGAAAATCGCAACAAAATTTCGGAATTGATTCAAGAAATGAAATCGGGTCGACTTGACGCAGCAATTATTGAAGATACTGTAGCTAATGGCTATTTTGAAAAAGATGCTGATTTAACAGGCTTCAAACTTCCGGATTCAGAGGAAGCTGGTTCTGCAGTTGCATTCCAGAAGGATAGTCCAATTACGCAAGAATTCAACGATGCGTTAAATGAAATGAAAGAAAACGGTGAGCTTGATAAACTAGTAGTAAAATGGTTTGGTGGCGAAGAATAA
- a CDS encoding BrxA/BrxB family bacilliredoxin, translating to MSMDFNLFMNDIVKQARKEISAAGYKELTTSEEVDETLNKNGTTLVMINSVCGCAGGIARPAAAHAVHYDKRPDQLVTVFAGQDKEATARAREMFTGYPPSSPSFALLKDGKIMTMIERHEIEGHDPMSVVSKLQAAFDEYCEEV from the coding sequence ATGAGTATGGACTTTAATTTATTTATGAATGATATTGTAAAACAGGCACGTAAAGAGATTAGTGCAGCAGGATATAAAGAGCTAACTACATCTGAAGAAGTAGATGAAACACTTAATAAAAACGGCACGACTTTAGTGATGATTAACAGTGTATGTGGTTGTGCAGGCGGAATCGCAAGACCAGCTGCAGCACATGCAGTTCATTATGACAAGCGTCCTGATCAGCTTGTTACTGTTTTTGCAGGACAAGATAAAGAAGCAACAGCACGAGCGCGTGAAATGTTTACTGGCTACCCACCTTCATCACCATCCTTTGCATTATTAAAAGATGGGAAGATCATGACAATGATTGAACGACATGAAATCGAAGGTCATGATCCAATGTCAGTGGTTTCAAAGCTTCAAGCTGCGTTTGATGAATATTGTGAAGAGGTTTAA
- the meaB gene encoding methylmalonyl Co-A mutase-associated GTPase MeaB: protein MTKYFRKKNEIAVNDYIEGIVKGDRVILAQAITLVESNAKRHFEKGQQIIEALLQRENSSIRIGITGVPGAGKSTFIDAFGTYLCDNGYRIAVLAVDPSSEVSKGSIMGDKTRMERLAKNPRAFIRPSPSGGNLGGVNRKTRETIILCEAAGFDVILVETMGVGQGEFVVRNMVDFFILLVLTGAGDELQTMKKGIMELPDLVVVNKADGDNLSKAKKAMHEYNTLLHFLKPYTDGWTTKAVTASAIKDSGIENIWKLVYQFVEQTKLSQVFEKRRKDQQRDWLHQFLKQELYQSFYHHPIVREKLSHYENAIINGNKSVAASALELLDLFRNDKY from the coding sequence ATGACAAAATATTTTCGTAAAAAGAACGAAATCGCTGTTAATGATTATATAGAGGGAATTGTGAAAGGTGATCGTGTCATCTTAGCACAGGCTATTACATTAGTTGAAAGTAATGCAAAAAGGCATTTTGAAAAAGGTCAACAAATCATTGAAGCACTTTTACAGCGAGAAAACTCCTCGATAAGAATCGGGATTACAGGAGTGCCAGGTGCCGGCAAAAGTACATTCATTGATGCATTTGGTACCTATTTATGTGACAATGGCTATCGCATTGCTGTACTAGCTGTCGATCCTAGCAGTGAAGTTTCAAAAGGGAGCATTATGGGGGATAAAACGAGAATGGAACGATTAGCTAAAAACCCCCGTGCATTTATTAGACCTTCGCCTTCAGGGGGGAACCTTGGCGGTGTTAATCGAAAAACGAGAGAAACGATCATTTTATGTGAGGCTGCAGGATTTGATGTCATCTTAGTTGAAACAATGGGAGTAGGACAAGGAGAATTTGTTGTCAGGAATATGGTGGATTTTTTCATCCTTCTTGTTTTAACAGGTGCTGGTGATGAATTACAAACAATGAAGAAAGGAATAATGGAATTACCTGATTTAGTCGTTGTTAATAAAGCAGATGGCGATAATCTATCAAAAGCAAAAAAAGCAATGCACGAATATAATACCCTTCTTCATTTTTTAAAGCCATATACAGACGGGTGGACAACAAAAGCTGTTACGGCATCTGCCATAAAAGATAGTGGAATAGAGAATATTTGGAAGTTGGTTTATCAGTTTGTTGAGCAAACGAAACTAAGTCAAGTTTTTGAAAAGCGAAGAAAAGATCAACAACGTGATTGGCTTCATCAGTTTCTTAAGCAAGAACTATATCAGTCTTTTTATCATCATCCAATCGTGCGAGAAAAACTTTCACATTACGAAAATGCAATAATAAATGGGAATAAAAGTGTTGCAGCAAGTGCATTAGAATTATTAGATCTATTTAGGAATGATAAATACTAG
- the scpA gene encoding methylmalonyl-CoA mutase, with product MKRQTIAGAKLLKTTTFPETSPSYFKTNEQIQVKNNYTAVDLEGMNHLDTFPGVFPYLRGPYATMYVNRPWTIRQYAGFSTAEESNAFYRRNLEMGQKGLSVAFDLATHRGYDSDHPRVEGDVGKAGVAIDSILDMKLLFDGIPLDEMSVSMTMNGAVLPIMAFYIVTAEEQGVTKEKLSGTIQNDILKEYMVRNTYIYPPETSMRIIADIFEYTAEHMPKFNSISISGYHMQEAGAPADLELAFTLANGLEYIRTGLKAGLEIDHFAPRLSFFWAIGMNYFMEVAKMRAARYMWSSIVERFNPKNPKSLALRTHSQTSGWSLTEQDPYNNVVRTCIEAHAAAMGHTQSLHTNALDEAIALPTDFSARIARNTQLYLQNETGICQVIDPWGGSYYVESLTHSLIERATMLLDEIEELGGMTKAIETGFPKMKIEEAAARRQANIDSGKETIIGVNKFRLEEEDPLDILSIDNTEVRMKQMERIRQLKANRHEEKVNQALQAITKATATGEGNLLALAVEAARQRATLGEISYAIEKVSKRHQAMIRSISGVYSAEFSNVEEINAVREKTDQFFELEGRRPRILIAKMGQDGHDRGAKVIATAFADLGFDVDIGPLFQTPAETAAQAIENDVHVIGMSSLAAGHKTLLPQLIKELKRLGREDIVVIIGGVIPYQDYAELKEMGAAEIFGPGTVIPVAATKVLAIIIERLGYEEIEE from the coding sequence ATGAAACGCCAAACGATTGCAGGTGCGAAGCTCTTAAAAACAACCACTTTTCCGGAAACATCGCCTTCCTATTTTAAGACAAATGAGCAAATTCAAGTGAAAAATAACTATACGGCTGTTGACCTGGAAGGGATGAATCATTTGGATACTTTTCCAGGTGTTTTTCCATACTTAAGAGGACCTTATGCAACAATGTATGTAAATAGGCCTTGGACAATAAGACAATATGCAGGATTTTCTACAGCTGAAGAAAGCAATGCTTTTTATAGACGAAATTTAGAAATGGGTCAAAAAGGACTATCTGTTGCGTTTGACTTGGCTACACATCGCGGATATGACTCAGATCATCCCCGTGTTGAAGGAGATGTGGGAAAAGCTGGCGTTGCAATTGATTCGATTCTTGATATGAAGCTATTGTTTGATGGAATTCCACTCGACGAAATGTCTGTCTCGATGACGATGAATGGTGCTGTCTTACCAATCATGGCTTTTTATATTGTAACAGCCGAGGAGCAAGGGGTGACGAAGGAAAAGCTTAGCGGTACCATTCAAAATGATATTTTAAAAGAATATATGGTTCGTAATACATATATTTATCCACCAGAGACATCGATGAGAATTATCGCAGATATTTTCGAATATACAGCAGAGCATATGCCGAAATTTAATAGTATTAGCATCTCTGGTTATCATATGCAGGAGGCAGGGGCACCAGCTGATCTAGAACTTGCATTTACATTGGCTAATGGGCTTGAGTATATTCGAACCGGCTTAAAGGCAGGACTTGAAATTGACCATTTTGCTCCTAGACTATCATTCTTTTGGGCGATTGGGATGAACTACTTTATGGAGGTTGCTAAAATGCGGGCAGCACGCTATATGTGGTCCTCAATTGTAGAGCGATTTAATCCTAAAAACCCTAAATCGCTTGCATTACGTACTCATTCTCAAACATCGGGATGGAGCTTAACGGAACAAGATCCATATAATAACGTCGTTCGCACATGTATTGAAGCACATGCAGCAGCAATGGGGCATACACAATCGCTCCATACAAATGCTTTGGATGAAGCAATCGCACTGCCAACCGATTTTTCGGCACGAATTGCTCGAAATACACAATTGTACTTACAAAATGAAACAGGGATATGTCAGGTCATTGATCCATGGGGTGGATCTTATTATGTCGAGTCATTAACACATTCTCTGATTGAGCGCGCAACGATGCTTTTGGATGAAATAGAAGAACTTGGCGGGATGACAAAGGCAATTGAAACAGGATTTCCAAAAATGAAAATTGAAGAAGCTGCTGCAAGAAGGCAAGCAAATATAGATTCCGGAAAAGAAACGATCATTGGTGTAAATAAATTCAGATTAGAAGAAGAAGATCCTCTTGATATATTATCGATTGATAATACTGAAGTCAGAATGAAGCAAATGGAAAGAATTCGGCAATTAAAAGCAAATCGTCATGAAGAAAAGGTGAATCAAGCCTTACAAGCAATTACAAAGGCAACTGCTACCGGAGAAGGAAATTTACTAGCATTAGCAGTTGAGGCAGCACGTCAACGTGCTACACTTGGTGAAATCTCCTATGCAATTGAAAAAGTGAGTAAACGCCATCAAGCAATGATACGTTCAATAAGTGGTGTTTATAGTGCGGAATTTTCAAATGTAGAAGAAATTAATGCTGTTAGAGAAAAAACAGATCAATTTTTTGAGCTAGAAGGAAGACGGCCAAGAATCTTAATTGCAAAAATGGGCCAGGATGGCCACGATCGAGGGGCAAAGGTAATTGCAACAGCATTTGCTGATTTGGGCTTTGATGTTGATATAGGACCACTATTTCAAACACCTGCAGAAACAGCAGCACAAGCAATCGAAAATGATGTACATGTGATCGGAATGAGCTCATTAGCAGCTGGACATAAAACGCTTCTTCCCCAACTAATAAAGGAATTAAAAAGATTAGGAAGAGAAGATATTGTCGTGATCATTGGCGGTGTTATCCCTTACCAAGATTATGCTGAATTAAAAGAAATGGGGGCAGCTGAAATATTTGGCCCAGGTACTGTCATCCCTGTGGCGGCAACGAAAGTGTTAGCTATCATTATTGAACGTTTAGGTTATGAGGAAATAGAAGAATGA
- a CDS encoding methylmalonyl-CoA mutase family protein — MGEEQSMIHNKGIWNDWKVAAEKALRGKRFESLMSMTYEGIALKPLYVTEDIIHQSSSYAYQDSNNWKICQLLLADECMELSEMIRHAKLRGQDSFYLNDFHFIKNAEDVECAFEQIDWEADSIFFDVGEELGIIPLFLDNRLICNELIKVRGVIGFDPYEDLLVSGKTSISLDTKFDYLADIMKWTEANECAVRCLLIKSSLYHDAGANSLQELIYTFSTVLDAINELLHRGVSIEVIAKHTQFSFSIGSNYFMEIAKLRAAKQIWASLINALGGSEAAQKINVHAITSTFNKTVYDAHVNLLRTSTEAFTAAVAGVDELTILPFDSVLERKGELGERISRNTHYILKEESLISKVVDPAAGSYYVEAITNELATKAWNGIQEIDENGGHLNILMKGIPQLECEKMLAQRRSDINSLLIKIIGSNAFANLSDHSTKPQKSNHKRAASQNAVQVGTFHEALLYIREKNDIPMIKPNKQTEQLQIPKINHQRLIEHFEQLRVNAETHYQISGKKPKVGVLTFGPLKDYKPRLDFVTGLLAAGGICVEVMPYNQQCTTHHVNTIIFCGRDEEYQLIDEKFIQKLKDVHLFIAGKKHEMKIDENRIEAFLSANMDAYQFLIKLHRLLGVKN, encoded by the coding sequence ATGGGTGAGGAGCAAAGCATGATACATAATAAGGGGATATGGAATGATTGGAAAGTAGCAGCAGAAAAGGCATTAAGGGGTAAGAGATTTGAGAGTCTTATGTCCATGACATATGAGGGAATTGCATTAAAACCATTATATGTTACAGAGGACATTATCCATCAAAGTAGCAGTTATGCTTATCAAGACAGTAATAATTGGAAGATTTGTCAACTGCTTTTGGCTGATGAATGTATGGAATTAAGTGAGATGATTAGGCATGCAAAGCTTCGCGGTCAGGACTCTTTTTATCTCAACGATTTTCATTTTATTAAAAATGCAGAAGATGTTGAATGTGCATTTGAACAAATTGATTGGGAAGCAGATTCTATTTTTTTCGATGTAGGCGAAGAATTAGGTATTATTCCTCTTTTTTTGGATAACAGGCTCATATGCAATGAACTCATAAAGGTAAGAGGAGTGATAGGATTTGATCCGTATGAAGATTTATTGGTAAGTGGAAAGACTTCTATTTCTCTTGACACAAAATTTGATTATCTTGCAGACATCATGAAATGGACTGAAGCAAATGAATGTGCTGTGCGCTGTTTACTAATTAAAAGCAGTTTATATCATGATGCTGGTGCTAATAGTCTTCAAGAGCTAATTTATACCTTTTCAACTGTGCTTGATGCTATAAACGAGCTTCTTCATCGCGGTGTTTCGATTGAAGTAATTGCAAAACACACACAATTTTCATTTTCTATCGGATCTAATTATTTTATGGAAATAGCAAAATTAAGAGCTGCAAAACAAATATGGGCATCGCTCATCAATGCTTTAGGAGGTAGCGAAGCAGCACAGAAAATAAATGTACATGCGATTACTTCGACTTTTAATAAAACAGTTTACGATGCACATGTGAACTTACTTCGTACATCAACTGAAGCCTTTACTGCTGCTGTTGCAGGTGTTGATGAATTAACAATTCTTCCCTTTGATAGTGTACTAGAAAGGAAGGGAGAATTGGGAGAACGAATTTCAAGAAATACACACTATATTTTAAAGGAAGAAAGCTTGATTTCTAAAGTAGTAGATCCAGCTGCAGGATCCTATTATGTAGAAGCCATAACGAATGAATTGGCAACTAAAGCATGGAATGGAATCCAAGAAATCGACGAAAATGGCGGGCATCTTAACATATTAATGAAGGGGATACCACAATTAGAGTGTGAAAAAATGCTAGCTCAAAGACGCTCTGATATCAATAGCTTGCTAATAAAGATTATTGGATCAAATGCTTTTGCAAATCTTTCAGACCACAGTACCAAGCCTCAAAAATCAAATCATAAAAGAGCAGCTAGTCAAAATGCTGTACAGGTTGGAACATTTCACGAAGCTTTGTTATATATTCGGGAAAAGAATGATATCCCAATGATAAAACCTAACAAACAAACAGAACAACTTCAGATTCCAAAAATAAACCATCAACGTTTAATAGAGCATTTTGAACAGCTTAGGGTTAATGCTGAAACACATTATCAAATTTCCGGGAAAAAGCCAAAAGTAGGGGTATTGACCTTTGGTCCATTAAAAGATTATAAACCAAGGCTTGACTTTGTAACAGGATTACTAGCTGCAGGCGGGATATGTGTAGAGGTTATGCCTTATAACCAACAATGTACTACTCATCATGTAAACACAATTATCTTCTGTGGAAGGGATGAGGAATACCAGCTTATTGACGAGAAGTTCATTCAAAAACTAAAGGATGTTCATCTATTTATTGCCGGCAAAAAACATGAAATGAAAATAGATGAAAATCGGATAGAGGCTTTTCTTTCAGCTAACATGGATGCATACCAGTTTTTAATCAAGTTGCATCGACTACTGGGGGTTAAAAATTGA